CGCGACGAAAGCGGCGGCGGTTTCATTGCTGGAGGGCACCGAAAGTGTGGGAAAGCTTCTTCGGCTCCTGATCCGCAAGCTCTCGACCGACTAGCCCTACTCCCCTACTCCCCTACTCCCCTACTCCCCATGCCGTACCAATCTCCCATTTCCCCCGGCCGTTCCTGGTACGAAGACACAGCGGGACCGCGCCCCGAATATCCGGCTCTGGACGGCGACCGGACCTGCGACGTCGTCATCATCGGCGGCGGCTTCACCGGTCTTTCGGCGGCGGCACATCTGGCCAAGGCCGGCACGAATGTTGCGCTGATCGATGCGTACCGTTTCGGCGACGGCGCGTCGGGACGCAATGGCGGTCAGCTCGGCACCGGCCAGCGCGCCTGGGCAGAAGAACTTGAAGCCGAATACGGCCTCTCGCGCGCCAAGGCGCTGTTCGATCTCGCGGAAGAAGCCAAGGCGCATCTGCTGGATTTCGCCGCCGCCAACGAAATCGAGATCGACTACATGCCGGGCCAATTGTCGGTTGCGCACAAGCGACGCTATGTCGACGACTACAAGCGCCATGCCGAGATCATGGCGAGCCGCTTCGGCTATCCGCACATCGCCTTCATGGACGCCGGCGAGACGGCGGAACGGCTGGGCTCGACGCGCTATTTCGGCGGCACCCGCGACACCGGCACCGGGCATATCCACCCGCTGAAGCTGGTGATCGGCACGGCAAGGGTGGCCGCCGCGGCCGGCGCGCACCTGTTCGAGCGGACGCCCTCGACCGGCATCGCCTGCAGCGGCGGCAAGGTGAAGGTGACGACGCCGAAGGGCACGATATCGGCCGAGAAATGCCTGATCGCGGTCAATGCCTATGGCGGCAATCTGGAGCCTGTGAGCGCGTCGCA
The window above is part of the Mesorhizobium sp. WSM4904 genome. Proteins encoded here:
- a CDS encoding FAD-binding oxidoreductase, which encodes MPYQSPISPGRSWYEDTAGPRPEYPALDGDRTCDVVIIGGGFTGLSAAAHLAKAGTNVALIDAYRFGDGASGRNGGQLGTGQRAWAEELEAEYGLSRAKALFDLAEEAKAHLLDFAAANEIEIDYMPGQLSVAHKRRYVDDYKRHAEIMASRFGYPHIAFMDAGETAERLGSTRYFGGTRDTGTGHIHPLKLVIGTARVAAAAGAHLFERTPSTGIACSGGKVKVTTPKGTISAEKCLIAVNAYGGNLEPVSASHIMPIGSFIGATVPLGTQSKVLPGGESVDDSRFVVRYFRKSRDGRLLFGGREVYAVNDPKDIHIHIRRQIAELYPALKDVEITHGWGGYVGITMPRKPFVREVMPNVISMGGYSGHGVMLANFFGKLYAETIAGNRDRLKLIEDLKIPAFPGGRRFRAPLLFLALNWFALRDRI